AATCAAAGCCTGGTGGAAGCAGGCGTTCGGCTGTTTGCCATCGAGATGAAAAATCCGACGCTGGAGGACTTGTTCCTCAGCCTGACGGAAGGTGAGCGCATTGAGTAGCTTAATACCGCTTATTCAGAACGAATGTATCAAAATCGTCAAAAAACGCCGTTTTCTCGTCGTCATTCTCATCCTCGCCGCCCTTATCCCGATGTTTACATATGCCCAGTACAAAGTGGCGCAAAGCAACCTGAAGCAGTTCGGTACAAGCGACTGGCGGGCGGAGCAGCGGCAGAAAATTGTCGATTATACGCGAAGCATCGGCAGCAACCGGGTGCCGGAGGAATGGAAGCAGTGGCGCCGCGTCGAGGTCAAGCTGGCTCAATATTATTTGGACAAGGACGTCAATCCGGCTTCGCCGAATGCGGTCACGTTCACCCGGGAGTTTCTGAAAAACGCAATCAGCCTGTTTATCCCGCTCATGGTGATGGTCATTGCCTCCGATCTCGTCTCCTCCGAGCATTCGACAGGCACGATCAAGCTGCTGCTCACCCGACCTGTCGAACGGTGGAAAATATTGCTCAGCAAGCTGATCAGCCTCGTGCTGTTCGTGTCGCTTACCGTCATCTCGACGGCGGTGCTCTGTTACCTTATTTCCGGCGTCGTGTTCGGCTACGGAGGCTGGGATATGCCGGTATTTTTCGGCTTTCGGGTAGTCGGAGCGGAGCTCGATTTGTCGTACGTCAGGCCGGTGGAGCAGTGGATATATTTGATCATGGAGT
The window above is part of the Paenibacillus hamazuiensis genome. Proteins encoded here:
- a CDS encoding ABC transporter permease, with product MSSLIPLIQNECIKIVKKRRFLVVILILAALIPMFTYAQYKVAQSNLKQFGTSDWRAEQRQKIVDYTRSIGSNRVPEEWKQWRRVEVKLAQYYLDKDVNPASPNAVTFTREFLKNAISLFIPLMVMVIASDLVSSEHSTGTIKLLLTRPVERWKILLSKLISLVLFVSLTVISTAVLCYLISGVVFGYGGWDMPVFFGFRVVGAELDLSYVRPVEQWIYLIMEFGLVWFAALIVAVMSLMISVLVRSTAAGMGIMLALIIAGTILTNMVSSWETAKYLFMVNFRLTDYLTGSMPPIKGMDLTFSLIVLSVWGIASVIVSFWAFTKKDILN